One region of Archocentrus centrarchus isolate MPI-CPG fArcCen1 chromosome 6, fArcCen1, whole genome shotgun sequence genomic DNA includes:
- the tmem231 gene encoding transmembrane protein 231 yields MAFYEVYSHPALIRYKTSVCTKATLFLAVVLCLTYIPPLLVAYRSQGFWIKRSTYEEQPVVRFQYQTLLVAATSTQGDHVAWSTFPHLNNMLGANLRIPAVSVREEDQNEDGKLDLLLFQLQLPLKPDEQVYSVQLLLTFSYQLFRMSTVVMQSLAYVQHSSSVPGAKLFISGDLRLQQRTPLPHRGLYNIYNVSVIDGSSPFASAYDLENIIRSYQDRNLTTALSCPTPVWTVGRAAASPFELKAEIRYPVEVISYRPGFWETIKFAWIQYISILLIFLWVFERIQRFVFQNQVLTTVPVPVGKPHKS; encoded by the exons ATGGCTTTCTATGAAGTTTACTCTCATCCGGCTTTGATTCGGTACAAAACGAGCGTGTGCACGAAAGCCACGCTGTTCCTGGCGGTGGTTCTTTGCCTCACCTACATCCCGCCGCTGCTGGTCGCTTACAGGAGCCAAG GTTTCTGGATAAAACGGAGCACTTATGAGGAACAGCCAGTTGTGAGGTTCCAGTACCAAACTCTGCTCGTTGCAGCAACCAGTACTCAGGGAGACCATGTCGCCTGGAGCACCTTCCCCCATCTTAACAACATGCTTGGAGCCAACCTCCGGATTCCTGCTGTCTCT GTGAGAGAAGAGGACCAGAATGAGGACGGGAAATTGGACCTCCtgctctttcagctgcagctcccCCTGAAACCTGATGAGCAGGTGTACAGCGTTCAGCTGCTGCTCACCTTCAGCTACCAGCTCTTT CGGATGTCCACAGTGGTGATGCAGAGCCTGGCATACGTGCAGCACTCCTCTTCTGTCCCCGGAGCTAAGCTGTTCATCAGCGGAGACCTGAGGCTGCAGCAGAGGACGCCCTTGCCTCACCGGGGACTGTACAATATTTATAAC GTGTCGGTGATCGATGGTTCGAGCCCCTTTGCGAGTGCGTATGACCTCGAGAACATAATCAGGAGCTACCAGGATAGAAACT TGACCACAGCGCTGTCCTGTCCGACGCCCGTGTGGACTGTAGGACGAGCGGCTGCTTCTCCCTTCGAGCTTAAAGCTGAAATCCGTTACCCTGTGGAGGTCATTAG TTATCGTCCTGGCTTCTGGGAAACCATCAAATTTGCCTGGATTCAGTACATCAGcatcctcctcatcttcctctggGTCTTTGAACGCATCCAGAGATTTGTTTTCCAGAACCAGGTCCTCACGACCGTCCCCGTACCTGTGGGTAAACCCCACAAATCATGA